Genomic DNA from Methylocystis sp. MJC1:
CTCGCAGAGCTTGCAGGCGATGCAGCGCTCTTCGCCATTGGGGTAACGGCGCAGCGCGTGCTCGCCGCGGAAGCGCGGCGAAATCGGGTTGCGCTCGTGCGGATAGTTGATGGTCGCCTTCGGCTTGAAGAAGTAGCGCATCGACAGCAGGAAGGCGCCGACGAACTCGGAGAGGAAGAGCGACTTTGCGGCTGTGTCCAATCTCATGACTTAGCTCGCGATCAGGCCGGGGCCGAATTGAAGGGCCGCAGCGACGACGATGACCATGACGAGCGAGATCGGCAGGAATACTTTCCAGCCGAGACGCATCAGCTGATCGTACCGGTAACGCGGCACGAAAGCCTTCACCATGGCGAAGAAGAAGAAGAAGAAGCTGACCTTCAGGATGAACCAGATCACGCCCGGCACGAGGGTGAAAGGCGCGATGTTCACCGGCGGCAGCCAGCCTCCGAAGAAGAGGATCGTCAGCAGCGCGCACATGGTCACGATCGCCACATATTCGGCGAGCATGAACAGCACGTAAGGCGTCGCCGAATATTCGATCATGAAGCCCGCGACGAGCTCCGACTCGGCTTCGACGAGATCGAAAGGCGGGCGGTTCGTTTCAGCAAGCGCCGAGACGAAGAAGATGATGAACATCGGGAAGAGGCGCAGCCAATACCAGCCGGCCATTCCGTAGGACGTATCCTGCGAGCGGACGATGTCGGTCAGGTTCAGCGAACCGGCGCAGAGCAGCACGGTGATGATGACGAAGCCGATCGAGACTTCGTAGGACACCATTTGCGCGGCGGAGCGCAGCGCCGAAAGGAAGGGATACTTCGAGTTCGACGCCCAGCCGCCCATGATCACGCCATAGACGCCGAGCGACGACAGCGCGAAAATGTAAAGGATGCCGACATTGATGTCGCCGACGACCCAGCCGCCGTCCGACACGGGGATAACCGCCCAGGCGGCGATGGACAGCGTCGCCATGATGAAGGGCGCGAACAGGAACACGCCCTTATTCGCCGTGTCCGGGATCACCGGCTCCTTGAGCGCGAATTTGATGAAATCCGCGAAGCTCTGCAGCAAGCCCCAGGGACCGACGACGTTCGGGCCGCGACGCAACTGCACCGCCGCCCAGATCTTGCGGTCGGCGAGAATGACATAGGCGACATAGATCAAGAGCACGACCGCGATGAGCACGCTCTTGATGAGCGCGAGCAGAATCGGGCTCTCGGCGAGATAGGCAGTGATGGCGTTCATCCAATCGCTCACGTCTTCGCTCCTATTCCGCCGCTTGGGCCTGCCGGCCCTGCGCGAGAGCCGAACAATCCGCCATGACCGCCGAGGCGCGCGCGATCGGATTGGTGAGGTAGAAATCGCCGATCGCGGGGACGAAGGCGTCCTTCATCGCGACGGCCGCATGGCCGGCGAGCTTGGCGACATCGCCCGGATTGCCGGTCTCGATCTGGTCCACGCGCGCGAAATGCGGATGCGCTTCGATGAGCTTCTTGCGCAACTGCGCGAGCGAGTCGAAGGGCAGCGCATGCCCGACCACCGCAGAGAGAGCGCGCAGGATCGCCCAATCCTCGCGGGCCTCGCCCGGCGGGAAGACGACGCGCGAGGCAAGCTGCACGCGGCCCTCGGTGTTCACATAGAGACCGGATTTTTCCGTGTAGGCGGCGCCTGGCAGAATGACGTCGGCGCGATGCGCGCCACGGTCGCCATGCGTGCCGATATAGACGACGAAGGCGCCCGGATCGACCGCGATTTCATCCGCGCCGAGCAGGAACAGCAGGTCCATCGCGCCGGCCTTGGCCATCGCCTGCGCATCGAGGCCGCCCTGAGCCGGCGTGAAGCCGAGGTCGAGCGCGCCGACGCGCGAGGCCGCCGTATGCAGCACCGAGAAACCGTTCCAGCCTTCCGCGCCGCTGAGCTTCTGAGCCGCCTGGGCCGAGAGCGCAAGGACGGCGTCGCCATCGGGACGCGACAGAGCGCCCTGCCCCACGATCACCAGCAGCTTGCCGACCGGCTTCGCCTCATGGATGAA
This window encodes:
- the nuoH gene encoding NADH-quinone oxidoreductase subunit NuoH, which produces MNAITAYLAESPILLALIKSVLIAVVLLIYVAYVILADRKIWAAVQLRRGPNVVGPWGLLQSFADFIKFALKEPVIPDTANKGVFLFAPFIMATLSIAAWAVIPVSDGGWVVGDINVGILYIFALSSLGVYGVIMGGWASNSKYPFLSALRSAAQMVSYEVSIGFVIITVLLCAGSLNLTDIVRSQDTSYGMAGWYWLRLFPMFIIFFVSALAETNRPPFDLVEAESELVAGFMIEYSATPYVLFMLAEYVAIVTMCALLTILFFGGWLPPVNIAPFTLVPGVIWFILKVSFFFFFFAMVKAFVPRYRYDQLMRLGWKVFLPISLVMVIVVAAALQFGPGLIAS